The window GCGCGCGAGATCGTATCCGGCGGCGCGCGTCCGCTCCACCATCCCCGGGAAGGCCTGCGCGATCTCGTCCTGATCGAGGTGGCTCAGGTCCAACCACACCCCACCCAACGGCGACCCGCGCCCCTCCCGGGCCTCCAGGTAGCAGGCGCGCGAGACCACATCTCGCGTGGCCCGCTCCATCCGCGCGGGATCGTAGCGCTCCATGAAGCGCTCGCCGAGAGCATTGTAGAGCCGGCCCCCGACGCCGCGCAGCCCCTCCTCGAGCACCATGCCGTGGAGCTCGGAGCCCTCGACGACCAGCCCGGTCGGGTGGAACTGCACCATCTCCATGTCCATCACTTCTGCGCCCGCGGCGTACGCCATGGCGATCCCGTCCGTGCTCTTCTCGCGCGACGGGGACGAGACCGCATACATCGTCGGCCCCCCTCCGGTCGCGAGCAGCGTCGCGCGCGCTTCGGCCACGAGAAATCGTCCGCGGCGCATGTCGAGCAGGACGCTGCCGCAGACCCGCGCTTCGCCGTGGTCACGGAGCAGGCCGACGGCGCGGTGGTCTTCCAGCACGCGGACCCGGCGGCCGAGGACCGCGTCGCGAAGCCGCTCCATGATCTCGATCCCGGTCAGGTCACCGCGGTGCACGGTCCGATCGAACGACTGTCCCCCGAAAGGCTTCTGGTGGATCGAGCCGTCGGGAGCGCGGTCGAAGAAGCACCCGTACCGGCTCTCGAGCTCGCGGATCATCGCAGGGGCCCGCGTGACGAGGATCCAGGCCAAGTCCTGCTCGTTCAGGAACGCGCCCCCGGCGATGGTATCTGCGAAATGCCGTTCAAAGGAGTCGGCCGGGTTGAGGACGGCGTTGTACCCACCCTGCACCATCCGCGTGCAGCCGCTCTTCGCGAGCAGGCCTTTGACGGCGATCGTCACGTCGAGCGCCGGCGCGCGTTCCGTCAGGTGCAGGGCCGCACAGAGGGCCGCCCCGCCGCCGCCCACGATGAGCACGTCGGTGGCGAGCACGTCACCGGCCACCGGATGGGGCTCCTCCGCCGGCGCCCTTGTCGATCAACCCGGACAACCGTTCCCGCGCCGTCTCCGCGATGCGCGCGTAGGCGCTCTCGCCGTGACTGTCGATCGAGACGAGCAGGGGCCCGAGGTCGCGGAAGCGGAACTGCCAGAGGCACTCGGGCATCAGGTCTTCCCAGTAAACCGCCTCGATCTCCTCGAGGTGCGTCGTCTCCCACGCGGCGGCCCCCCCGACGATGCTCAGATACACGCCGCCGTATTCCCGCATCGCGCGGACGCTCCCCGCCGGCAGGCCGCCCTTGCCGATGATCGCCCGTACGCCGTACTCGTGCAGCAGGCCGGCCGTGAACCTGTCCATGCGCGCGCTCGTCGTTGTGCCGACCGAGACCGCCTCGTAGCGTTCGCCGACCCTGCGGACGTTGGGAGCGGTGTGCAGGAGCACGCCGCCGCGGAGGTCCACCGGGGGCCGCTCGCCTTTGTCGAAGATCCGGATCAAGGTCGCATCGCGCAGACCGAAGACGGTCCCGGTGAGGAATACCCAATCCCCGACCCGAAGGCGCCGGACCCCCGCTTCGTCGAGCGGCGGGGTCATCTGGATCTCAGCCATGATGCCGGCTGCCGGCGGGGCCGAACTCTGCCCGGCCGTCCGCGTGAATCCGCGCCGTGGCCCGCAGGCCGCGCCAGCACTGCATGTTTACGGCCACGGGGTTGTGCGTGATGTGCGTGTACGCGTGCTCGATGTGCACGGCGAGCGCGGTGGTGTCGCCGCCGAGCCCCTGGGGGCCGATCCCGAGCGTGTTGATGCCGGCGAGCAGATCGTCCTCGAGCGCGCCCAGGTGAGGGTCCGGGTTCCGGGTGCCGATCGGCCGGATCGACGCGCGCTTCGCCAGCGCCACGCAGAGGTCCGCGGATCCGCCCACCCCGACGCCGACGATGCACGGCGGGCAGGGATTGGCGCCGGCCTCGACCACGCTCTCCAATACGAACCGCCGGACTCCCGCCACGCCGTCCGCGGGGGGGAGCATCTTTAGGAAGCTCATGCTCTCCGATCCCGATCCCTTGGGGATGCAGAGGATGTCCACCCAGTCCACGTTCGGCACGAACTCCCAGTGGATCGCCGGAATCCGGTAGCCGGTGTTGGTCTGCGGGTTTTCGCGCGTGACCGGGTGGCACACGCTGGACCTGAGCGGGTACTCGCGCGTGGCCCTCTCGGTGCCCCGCCGGATCGCGTCCCCCACCCTGGCCCCGTCGACGCGAAGGCCCGTGCCCACGCCGATGTAGTAGATCGGGGTCCCCGTGTCCTGGCAGACGAGCGTGTCCCGCTCGTCGGCGAGCTCGACGTTCCGGAGGATGATGCCGAGGAGCTGGCGGGCTACGGTCGACCGTTCCCGCTCGTAGGCGCGCGCGAGCGCCGCGCGGATATCGGCCGGGACATCCTTCAGGGCGCCGATGTACAGCGCCTTCGTCGTTTCCTCGACCGCGCCGTAGAACCCGGTCGCCACGGACACGCCGGCGTCCCCCGGCGTCACGCGCTCATGCCCCATCGTTTGATCGTCCTCTCTTCAGCCGCCCGGAAGATGCCGTGCTCGACCACGAGCCCGATCAGCACGATCGTCGCCAGCCCCGCAAACACGGCCGGGGTCTCGAGATAATATCGCTTTTGATAGATGTACCACCCGAGTCCTCCTTTGCCGCCGATGACGCCGAAGACCAATTCTGCCGCGATGAGCGTGCGCCACGCGAACGCCCACGCGATCCGAAGGCCGGTGAGGATCGAGGGGAGCGCCGCCGGAACGTAGATCGCGGCGGCGAGCGGCCAGCCGCGGAAGCCGAGGTTGCGCCCGACGAGCACCAGCGTCGGGGGCACCGTCACGAACCCGGTCCGCACGCTGAGCGCCATCGGCCAGATCGTGGCGTGCACCAACACGAAGATCATCGAGTTGATGCCGAGCCCAAACCAGAGGAGCGCGAGCGGAAACAGCGCGATCGCCGGGAGCGGGTTGAACATGCTCGCCATGACCTCGAGGAGATCCCGCCCGAACCGGGTGAACAGGGCGATCATGGCGAGCACAAACGCCCCCGCGACGCCCACCCCCATCCCGAGCAGCAGGACCTGGAGCGAGCGCCCCGCGTAGATCACCAACTCTCCGCTGCGGAGGCCGTCCAGCCACACGGAGAACACCGTCGTGGCCCGGGGGAAAAGGAGGGGGTTGGCATGGAGCGCGCGGGGGAGGACCTCCCAGGCGGCGAGCAGGAGGAGAATGGTCAGCGCCTTTCCCGTGAGAGCCCAGCGCGGCACCGTCCCGGCCCGCTCATTCATCGCGGCCACCCTCCCCGCCCCCAACCCCAAGCAGCGTCCGGATGCGGAGTTGGAGCGGGAGAAACCCGGGGCCGTCCGGCCCTATATCGACCGTGGGGTTATCGAGGATCGCCGCCACCCGGCCCGGTCGTGTGGTCATCACCATGATGCGGTGCCCGATCTGCATCGCTTCTTGAATGCTGTGGGTCACAAACAGGATGGTCTTTCGCGTCTCGCGCCAGATCCGGTTCAGCTCTCCCTGCATCCGAAGGCGGGTCAGCGCGTCGAGGCTCCCGAACGGCTCATCCATCAGCAGGACTTCTGGATCGAGGGCTAGGGAACGGGCCAGCGCGACCCGCTGTTTCATGCCGCCCGACAGCGTGTGAGGATAGGCGTCCTCGAAGCCGCCGAGCCCGACCATCTGAATGTACTGGGCGGCCCGGGAACGCACTTCCTCTCGCGAGAACCGCGCGGACGCCCCCAACCCAAACCGGACATTCCCGGTCACCGTCTTCCATGGAAGCAGCTGGTCGAACTCCTGGAACACGAGGATTCGGTCGATCCCGGGGCCGCGGGTCGCCGTCCCCTTGAACCGCATGGATCCGGCCGTCGGCAGGACAAACCCGGCCACGGCCTTGAGCAGCGAGGATTTTCCACATCCCGAGGGACCGAGCAGCACAAACTTTTCGCCGGCGCGGACCTGGAACGAGACGTCCTCCACGGCCCGCACGGCGCGCCCGCCCGTGTGGAACTCGATCGACACCCCGCGGGCGTCGATCAGCGGGTCGCTCACCGCCACCCCGGATGGGGCGGCGCGATCGGGCACGCCTGACGCGCCCCTAGTCGCCCGGCAGCCGGTGAATCTCGTCGAAGGTGAGCTCCTTCCACGAGGATGGCACCCGCTTCGTGGTCCCGATCTTTTTCAAGAACCCCACGAACTGCATCAACCGATGGGGTGTCATGGTGTACCGAATCTCCGGATTCCTGAGCACGGCCCGCATGAACCCGATCTCCGTTTTCTCGGCTTCGGCGAGGATCTTCGCCGCCTCGTCCCGGTGCTCCGTGAGGAACGCGGTGGCGTCCTCGAGGGAACGGAGGAGGGCCCGGTACTCGTCTGGGTGTTTCTTCGGGAAGTCGTCCATCGCCCACACCATGTTAAAGGTGTGGGGACCTCCCACGATCTGGTAGCTGTCGAAGATCTTGTGGATCCCCGACGTCTGCAGTTCCAGGTACTGGTACGGCGGCGAGGTCAGGTGGGCCGTGATCTCCCGCTTCGAGAGGAGCGCAAACATCCCATCGGGGTGGGCCATCGAGACGACGAGGCTGTCGAACGCGGTCGGCGCGCCCAGGTCCTTATCGGCGGCCATCTGCAGCACCACGTGTTGGATGCTTCCGACCGCGGGCATCGCGATCTTGTCGGTTGGCTTGAAATCGCGGACGGTCTTGATCTCCGGCCGGTACGTATTCAAGTAGAGCGGCATCTCATTGATCGCGGAGATGATCTTCCACGTCACCCCGCGGTCCCAGGCGATGATGAACGGCGCGACCCCTCCGCTTCCGACGTCGACCTGCCCGGCCAGCATGGCATCACGGATGACCGGGCCGGACGTCAGCTTGAGCCACTCCACCCGGAGCCCCGGGACACGCTTCTCAAGCATTTGGAGGTTCTGCATCACGATCAGTTGACCGTAGCCGATGCCGGGCTGCGTGGCGATTCGGAGCACCCGCTGGGGCTGCGCCGGCAGACGCTCGGCGGGGAGCAGCGTCAGGCCCGCCATGATGGCCAGCGCGATGAGGCCCAGACCAGATCCTCGCTTCACGGCAGCACCTCCCAGAATCCCTGTCCTAGTGTTCCCGCGTCGTGGGGAAGACGCCTTCCTCCATGTGAAGGAGGTTGCGGGCGGCCGCGCGAACGAGACCGGGCGATTGGGCCCCCGGCATCGACATATTCAACCCTGTCAAACACCCAGAAGGCGCTTGTTCGGGCATTCAGCGATGCAATTTCCTGGAGAGTGAGTGAAGTAAGGGCCGGATCAACACGTGGGGAGGGACGGTATGAACGCACAGCGACTGGCCATTGTGCTCACCGTGGTCAATCTCCTACTCCTACTGCATACCGCGATGCAGACCAGGTCAACGACGGCGCAGAACGTCGCTCCGATCCTACGAGCAAACACGCTCGAGTTGGTGGACGAACGCAGTGTGGTTCGCGCCCGGCTCGGTGTGAAAGGGTCGAACGTAATTGAACTCGATCTTTTCGATAAGGACGGGATCAATCACGTGAAGCTAGGGGCGGCCAACAAAAGTTCAGGGCTGGGATCAGGGTATTTCCTGGTGGCCGATGGAGGAACGGATCCCGCCTCTGGTTCTGTTGTCCAAACTTATGTACAAGTCATTGCAAGGTGGGGGGTCGGAACCGCCGAGAGGCCGACCACGAGGATCATGTTGAAAGGTGCAGACGGGCGAGAGCGAATAATTATGCCCTAAGGGTATGTGTCCTAATTTGGTTACTCCAAATTAGGACACTACCCGGGACCCGGCCATACACGTTCGTTACATACCCCTCTGATGATGAGGGGCGAGTTGCTCCACACTCTGGCAAGGGGGGATCAATGGATGAGAACCGTCATGGCATCTGTCCTTATGGCCGCGCTGGTGCTCGTCTACGTCGTCCCGCGCGCGGGCGCGGCGATGATGGGCGGGGACGTCAAGAAGGAACTGCAGACCGCGATCTTCCACAGCAGCGAACTCGCCCAGCGCGGCAGCGCCGTCGCCGGGGCTAAGCTCCACGTACAGCACGTCATCAATTGCCTCGAGGGCCCGAACGGGGCCAACGTCAAAGCCGAGGCTGGGTTTCCGTGCCAGGGGATGGGCAACGGGATTCTGCCCGACCTCAAGGACGCGGTGGCCGCGAAGGTCCCGGGCGCCGCAGAGGCGCTGAAGCAGGCGAACCTGGCGGAGACGCTCGCCGTGCAGGCGATCGCCAAGAACGACGTCAATGAAGTCCAGCCGTGGGCGAAAGTCGTCTCCGACCACCTGAAAGCCGCGCTCGCCGCGCTCGGGTCCTAACGCCGTACTGACCGCGCCGCCTCGTAGGCGGCCTCCACCACCGCGACGGCCTTCCGGATCTCGGCGCCGCCCGTCTGGAACGGAAGACCGTCGCGGCCGGTCTAGCCTGCGACTTTGAACAACAGCCCCAGGATGTAGGTCGCGCCCCCCACAATGATACCGGCCAGCGTCATCTCCAGCCCCGACGACCACCAGCTCCGCAGCGTGAACAGCGATTTGGCGGCCCCGACGAGAAAGTGCGCGATGAGGGAGACCACGGCCGCCCAAATCACGCCGGCGGTTCCCCCGATCCAGAAGAACGGCAGCACCGGGATGAGCGCGCCGATGCCGGTGCTGAGGCCCGCGGCGATCGCCGCCTGAACGGGGTTGCCCCCCGTGCTGACCCCCCCGAGTTCTTCTCCGACCAGCGCCTGCAGCATGGCATCGGGATGGCTGCCCAGCCGCTCTGCGAGCTCGTCCGCCTGGGCCTTGTTGAGTCCCTTGAGCTGGTAAAAAAGCGACAGCTCCTCCTGTTCCTCCTCGGGGTGCTCTTCGAGCTCTTTGCGCTCGCCGGCGATATTGGCGGCGGCCACCTCCGACGTCGATCGCTCCGCGAGGTACGCGCCGACGGCCATCGACAGCGCCGATGCGACCGCGCCGGCCAGGCCCGCGGTCAGCACGAAGCTCGACCCCCCCGTGGCCCCAGAGACACCCGCGACGATGCCAAAGACCGCGGCGAGTCCGTCGTTCGCGCCGTAGACCGCCCCCGAGATCCAACTCGAGCCGGTTTTGTGCCAGGTCTCCCGGCCCAGGATCCGCCTCAGCCGGCCTTGCGGATCCTCGCCCGGCGCCGCGGCGGGCGTCCCTGACCGCATGTCCTCGACCGCGAGCGCGTGGGATCGTTCGTCCTTCCGCAGCTGCGCAAACAGCGTGTCTGTCTCTGCGTCGCCGGTCGGACGCGCGTATGTGTCGTCGGTCTCCTGGTCCTCCATGGCTTCCCGCCAGGCGAGCACTTTGTCGACAGGGGCAAACCTGACCTGCAGCCGCGTCCACCGCGACAGCCGCACGGAGGCGGGGTCGGGAATCGCAACGCCGAGCTCGCGGAGGCGAGCCTCGATCCGCGCGCGATGCCGGCCTTCGCCCTCGGCCATGCGCCGCAAGATCGCGGCCCGCTGTCGATCGGATTCGCGCGCGGCCAGCGCGTCGTAGACCGCCCGGGCTTCCACCTCGCCCCGCCACGCTGAGAGGAGCCGCGCGACGGTGGCCTCAGACCGCAATGGCCTGTCCCCGCGTGGCGACCTCGGCCGCGAACCCGCGCGCGGCCAAATGGCCGGCCAGGGCGGCCGACTGGGCTTCCTCGCCGTGCACGCAGTAGATCCTTCCGACCCGCGGCAGCCGCTGCACCCACCCGAGCAGCTCGTCCCGATCCGCGTGCGCGCTGAACGACGGCAGGACGGCCACGCGCAGGCGCACATCGTGCGACTCGCCAAGAATGTGGACGGGCGAGACCCCGTCGGCGAGCCGGCGGCCGAGTGTGTTGACCGCCTGAAAGCCAACGATGAGGAGGATGGATTTTGGATCGTCGATGTGGTGGCGCAGATGGTGCAGGATCCGGCCGGATTCGCACATCCCGGACGTGGCGATGACGAGAAACGAACCGCCGATGGCGTTGAGGGCCTTGGAGTCCTCGACGGACCGCACGTACGTGAGTTCTTTGAACCCGAACGGATCCTGGTGATCGAGCTGCGCCCGGGTCTCGTCATCGAAGCACTCGGGATGCTGCCGGAAGATCTGGGTCGCGTCGACGGCCATGGGGCTATCCACAAACGAGTCGACGGAGGGCACCTGCCCGGATTCACGCAGGCGCGCCAGCGAATACACGAGATCCTGGGCGCGCCCCACCGCGAACGACGGAATCAGCACCGTGCCCCCGCCCGAGACGGTGTCGCGCACCACCTGCGCCAGCTTCCGCTCGCCCTCCGCGTACGGTGGATGCAGGCGGTCTCCGTACGTGGACTCCATCAAGAGGACGTCGACGGCCGGGAGCAGCTCCGGATCGCGGAGGATCGGGGCGCCGGGCCGGCCCTGATCGCCCGTGAATCCGAGGATTCGACCTCCTGCCTCGACGGTCACTGCCGCGGACCCGAGAATGTGGCCGGCATCGAAGAAGGTGACGCGGGCACCCCCGACCGGAAACGGTTGATCGTACGGGACCGCCGTCACGTGCTGCAGGGCGGACTCGACCTCGTCCGCGGTGTACAACGGCTTCACCGGAGGCGCCCCCCGGCGCTCCGGCTGCTTGTTGAGGAAGACGGCGTCCTGATGCTGCACCTTCGCGCTGTCCCGGAGGATCAATCCGGTCAGGTCGCGCGTGGCCGGCGTGCAGTAGATCCGGCCGGCGAACCCCTGCTGGACCAGCGTGGGCAGGTTGCCGCAATGATCGAGGTGGGCGTGCGAGAGCACGACGGCGCCGACGCTCGACGGGGAAAACGGAAAGTGTGCGTTGATCTCCAATGACTCGGCCCGCCGTCCCTGAAAGAGCCCGCAGTCCAGCAGCAGGCGCGTGTCCTGAGCCTCGACGAAGTGCATCGACCCAGTGACGGTGCGGGCCGCCCCGTAGCAGGTGACCTGCATCATGCCCGGGTCACGACGCGGCGGAGGCGGCCACGGCCCCGGGGGTGACCTCCCACCGCCGCAGCGCATTCCAGTCGAACCGAACGCCGTGCCCGGGAACGGCGGGCGGCGTGAACGCCCCGCGTTCCGCCCGGATCGGCTCTCGGAGGACCCCCAGGTCCGTAAGGCTCCCATCGTCCACGTCTTCGAGGATCAGCGCGTTCGGAACGGCACAGTGGAGGTGCGCGGAGATCTCCACGACGAGGTGGGCGGACACCGGACGGTTGAACGCCTGCGCCAGGTGCGCGATCTTCATCCACTCGGTAATGCCGCCGACCCGGGCGACGTCCGGCTGGACGATATCGACCGCGTTCTCGCGCAGGTAGCCGGCAAACTGGTACGTCGAGTGCACGTTCTCGCCGAGCGCGACCGGCGGACGGACGTGGGCGTTGACCCACGCGTTTCCCGGGACGTCGTCGGCGATCACCGGTTCCTCGATCCAGAACGGGTCGAACGGCTCCAGCGTCCTGACGCGTTGCGCGGCCTCCGCGGCCGTCCACTTCTGATTGGCATCGACCATGAGGCGGGCGCGGGGCCCGATCGCCTCACGCACGGCGCGAACCCGTTCGACGTCCTGCTCCGGATCGTCGTGGCCGACTTTGATCTTGAACGCCGCGTACCCTCGGCTCTGCCATCGTTCGACCTGCGCGAGAAGGTCCGGCAGGGCCAGGTGAAGGTTGACGCCGCTGCCGTACGCGGGCACCGGGGCTGGGGTGCCGCCGAGCACCGTGCACAACGGCTGCCCCACGGCCCTGGCCCGAAGATCCCACAGCGCGATATCCAGCGACGCGAGCGCGAGCCGGGCGATCCCACCGCCCACGTCGTGCGTGGCCTTCCAGAGGTCCTGCCAGATACGCTCGATCGGGGCGGGGTCCATCCCGGCCAGCCGGGGAAGCAGGTAGTCGGAGAGCAGAGCCGCGACGCCCGTGCCGCCGGTGCCGACCGTGTAGGACCAGCCGACGCCGTCGTGCTGCTCGTCGGTGGCGAGGCGCGTCACGATCAGTTCGTGGTGCGTGATGCGGTGGGTGGCGCTCCCCCACGGGGCGGGGAGCGGCACCCGGTAGCAGCGGGCCTCGGCCGACGCGATCCTCATCGCATACTCAGCGTGTCGCAGCGCCGCCCCCCTTGAATGATCATCCCCACCCGCTCGAGACACCTGATGTCGTCCAGGGGATCGCCGTCGACGCTGATCATGTCCGCCAGCTTGCCGGGTTCGAGGCTGCCGACCTCGCTCCCCATGCCGATGGCCTCGGCGGCGCGCCGGGTGGCCGCCAAGATGGCGTCGTGCGGTTCCGCGCCCCACGCGACGACCTGGGCGATCTCCCACCACATGAGGCCGTGCATCGAATCGGTCCCGAGGGCCCACTTGACCCCGCTCTCGAGAACAAACCGGAATGTCTGGCGCGACGTTTCCCTGGACTCCTTGAGCTTGGCCATGATGGACGGCACGTGCGCGTCGCCCCGCTCGATGCCGTCGGGATGCCCGCTGACGGCGTTGTTCGTCACCAGCCATGTGCCGCGTTTGCGCATCGCGACGAAGTCCTCAAGATCGCACAACTTGCCGTGCTCGATCGTGTCGACGCCGGCGTCGATGCAAATCGCCACGCCCGGGCCGCCGTGCGCGTGAACGGCGACGGGCTTCCCGTTCCGGTGCGCCTCGTCCACGGCCACCTGGACCTCGTGGGGAGTGTAGGCATACCACCGGGCGGCCGTGCCTTTGCTGGAGACGCCCCCGGTCATGAACAGCTTGATCAAGTCTGCGCCCCCGGCCACGTTCTCCCGAATGTGCCTGCGGATCTCGTCTTCCCCGTCGGAGAAGGTGAGCGCCGCGCCGTGCCCGTTGCGAGCGGTGATCGGCCGGGTGGCGACGAGCAGCCGGGGCCCGGGCAGGCGGCCCGCGGCGATCGTCTCACGGAGGTCCACGTCGATGAAGTGCTCCTCCCCCACCACCCGCATCGTGGTCACGCCCGAGCGGAGGTCGGTGCGGAGGTTCTGGACCGCGCGTAAGATTTGGGGCGCCGGGGGCTGCCGGAGCTGACCGATCTGGTCTCCGAGGCCGGGAACGATCGACGCATGCGAGTGCGCATCGACGAACCCCGGCAGGAGGGTCTGCGCCCCGCAGTCGATGACCTCCACGTCCTTTGGGACCCGCACGTCGATCTCGCGGCCCACCGCCGCGATGCGGTCGCCGTCGACCACCAGGACGCCGCGCTCGATCGGAGGACGTCCGGTCCCGTCGATGATGCGCTCGGCCTTGACCGCGAAGCGTGTGGGTTCCATCGTCCGATGCTCCTCTGCCGTCGACCTACTCGGGGGTGTGTTCCATCTCCATGAGGAGCGCGCCGTTCAGGAGCGCGCGCGCGCTGATCTTCGCCGCCCGCGCCAGCGTGCTGAGCACGTAGCAATGACGCTCAGCCTCCTCGACGAGCTCCTTGACGCGCTGGGGCGGCTCGGGACTTTCGATGCGGATCTCATAGCGGATCTCGTCGAACCCGCGGTTGGGCATCCCCGGGAGGCGGCCGCCCCGCCGGTCGAAGTACCCGCGGATCGCAAACTCCAACGCGTCGAGCCGGATCTTTCTGAGGGCCGCCACACGGGCGAACTGAACTTCTTCTCAGAAACCCAGCGAGGCGAGGAAATACTGCAGGGGACTAGGCCCCCGCCCCGTCCCGCCCCGGTCCGCCGGCTCGTCGCAGATCACGAGATGCTCCCCGAGCTGCGCCTCCGACCGGCAGTCCTCCACGAGCCGGGTACTCGCGCGAATGACGCCCCGAGCGGTTTCGAGATCCGCTGCGGCGTAGCCCTCGAACATTCGTTGGACGTGGTCGATGAACTCGGAGCTGCGGTGTATCGGGGTCATGACGCCCTCCTCCTCGAGTCGCTGGGGGCGGTTTCGCCGGAGGCGCGCACCGTCCCTGTGAGCAGGCGGCGGCCGCGCGCGCAGAGAAAGAACAATCATGGCGCATCGTGTGCTCAGAGTGGGCGTGCTCGGCGCGGGGACCTGGGCGCGCACAGCCCACATCCCGGGCTGGCTGCGCGACCCGCGGTGCAGGGTCGTCACGGTCTGCGACGTCGAGGCGGGCAAGGCGCACGACGCCGCCCGCCACTTCGATATCCCGGAACCGGCGGATGACTGGCGGGCCGTCGTGGCGCGGCGCGACCTCGACGTCGTTGACGTGGTCACGCCCTCCCACACCCACCACGAGCTGGCCTGCGGCGCCCTGGAGGCGGGCAAGCACGTCTTGTGCGAGAAGCCCGTCGCATTCGATTTCCGCGACACGCTCCGCGCCGCGGACCTGGCCAAGCGCAAGGGGCTCCTGACCAAACTGGGGTTCACGTTCCGCTACAGCCCGGGGGTCCGGTACGCGAAGTCGCTCATCGACGAGGGGTTCGTCGGCACCCCCTTCATCTTCAACGGGTACGAGCAGAACT is drawn from bacterium and contains these coding sequences:
- a CDS encoding FAD-binding protein; the encoded protein is MAGDVLATDVLIVGGGGAALCAALHLTERAPALDVTIAVKGLLAKSGCTRMVQGGYNAVLNPADSFERHFADTIAGGAFLNEQDLAWILVTRAPAMIRELESRYGCFFDRAPDGSIHQKPFGGQSFDRTVHRGDLTGIEIMERLRDAVLGRRVRVLEDHRAVGLLRDHGEARVCGSVLLDMRRGRFLVAEARATLLATGGGPTMYAVSSPSREKSTDGIAMAYAAGAEVMDMEMVQFHPTGLVVEGSELHGMVLEEGLRGVGGRLYNALGERFMERYDPARMERATRDVVSRACYLEAREGRGSPLGGVWLDLSHLDQDEIAQAFPGMVERTRAAGYDLARGRVEISPTAHYLMGGVRIDARCRTTLDGLYAAGEDASGVQGANRLGGNGVAESLVFGALAGDVIAEEVGARPRIPRDEREAERHIAQASAPLRRERGADAYDLLDRLRRLMWDKVGVVRDGRLLDEAIAELAELTTRAGTIGVHGSREANVEWAAALNLHSLLVASTLIARAAASRTESRGAHYRADFPAQDDREWLAHVVMRSGGDGPRLAVRPVCLTRMNPADALAEADR
- a CDS encoding FumA C-terminus/TtdB family hydratase beta subunit, encoding MAEIQMTPPLDEAGVRRLRVGDWVFLTGTVFGLRDATLIRIFDKGERPPVDLRGGVLLHTAPNVRRVGERYEAVSVGTTTSARMDRFTAGLLHEYGVRAIIGKGGLPAGSVRAMREYGGVYLSIVGGAAAWETTHLEEIEAVYWEDLMPECLWQFRFRDLGPLLVSIDSHGESAYARIAETARERLSGLIDKGAGGGAPSGGR
- a CDS encoding fumarate hydratase, whose translation is MGHERVTPGDAGVSVATGFYGAVEETTKALYIGALKDVPADIRAALARAYERERSTVARQLLGIILRNVELADERDTLVCQDTGTPIYYIGVGTGLRVDGARVGDAIRRGTERATREYPLRSSVCHPVTRENPQTNTGYRIPAIHWEFVPNVDWVDILCIPKGSGSESMSFLKMLPPADGVAGVRRFVLESVVEAGANPCPPCIVGVGVGGSADLCVALAKRASIRPIGTRNPDPHLGALEDDLLAGINTLGIGPQGLGGDTTALAVHIEHAYTHITHNPVAVNMQCWRGLRATARIHADGRAEFGPAGSRHHG
- a CDS encoding ABC transporter permease subunit; this encodes MNERAGTVPRWALTGKALTILLLLAAWEVLPRALHANPLLFPRATTVFSVWLDGLRSGELVIYAGRSLQVLLLGMGVGVAGAFVLAMIALFTRFGRDLLEVMASMFNPLPAIALFPLALLWFGLGINSMIFVLVHATIWPMALSVRTGFVTVPPTLVLVGRNLGFRGWPLAAAIYVPAALPSILTGLRIAWAFAWRTLIAAELVFGVIGGKGGLGWYIYQKRYYLETPAVFAGLATIVLIGLVVEHGIFRAAEERTIKRWGMSA
- a CDS encoding ABC transporter ATP-binding protein codes for the protein MAVSDPLIDARGVSIEFHTGGRAVRAVEDVSFQVRAGEKFVLLGPSGCGKSSLLKAVAGFVLPTAGSMRFKGTATRGPGIDRILVFQEFDQLLPWKTVTGNVRFGLGASARFSREEVRSRAAQYIQMVGLGGFEDAYPHTLSGGMKQRVALARSLALDPEVLLMDEPFGSLDALTRLRMQGELNRIWRETRKTILFVTHSIQEAMQIGHRIMVMTTRPGRVAAILDNPTVDIGPDGPGFLPLQLRIRTLLGVGGGEGGRDE
- a CDS encoding ABC transporter substrate-binding protein, with the protein product MKRGSGLGLIALAIMAGLTLLPAERLPAQPQRVLRIATQPGIGYGQLIVMQNLQMLEKRVPGLRVEWLKLTSGPVIRDAMLAGQVDVGSGGVAPFIIAWDRGVTWKIISAINEMPLYLNTYRPEIKTVRDFKPTDKIAMPAVGSIQHVVLQMAADKDLGAPTAFDSLVVSMAHPDGMFALLSKREITAHLTSPPYQYLELQTSGIHKIFDSYQIVGGPHTFNMVWAMDDFPKKHPDEYRALLRSLEDATAFLTEHRDEAAKILAEAEKTEIGFMRAVLRNPEIRYTMTPHRLMQFVGFLKKIGTTKRVPSSWKELTFDEIHRLPGD
- a CDS encoding VIT1/CCC1 transporter family protein, yielding MRSEATVARLLSAWRGEVEARAVYDALAARESDRQRAAILRRMAEGEGRHRARIEARLRELGVAIPDPASVRLSRWTRLQVRFAPVDKVLAWREAMEDQETDDTYARPTGDAETDTLFAQLRKDERSHALAVEDMRSGTPAAAPGEDPQGRLRRILGRETWHKTGSSWISGAVYGANDGLAAVFGIVAGVSGATGGSSFVLTAGLAGAVASALSMAVGAYLAERSTSEVAAANIAGERKELEEHPEEEQEELSLFYQLKGLNKAQADELAERLGSHPDAMLQALVGEELGGVSTGGNPVQAAIAAGLSTGIGALIPVLPFFWIGGTAGVIWAAVVSLIAHFLVGAAKSLFTLRSWWSSGLEMTLAGIIVGGATYILGLLFKVAG
- a CDS encoding MBL fold metallo-hydrolase produces the protein MMQVTCYGAARTVTGSMHFVEAQDTRLLLDCGLFQGRRAESLEINAHFPFSPSSVGAVVLSHAHLDHCGNLPTLVQQGFAGRIYCTPATRDLTGLILRDSAKVQHQDAVFLNKQPERRGAPPVKPLYTADEVESALQHVTAVPYDQPFPVGGARVTFFDAGHILGSAAVTVEAGGRILGFTGDQGRPGAPILRDPELLPAVDVLLMESTYGDRLHPPYAEGERKLAQVVRDTVSGGGTVLIPSFAVGRAQDLVYSLARLRESGQVPSVDSFVDSPMAVDATQIFRQHPECFDDETRAQLDHQDPFGFKELTYVRSVEDSKALNAIGGSFLVIATSGMCESGRILHHLRHHIDDPKSILLIVGFQAVNTLGRRLADGVSPVHILGESHDVRLRVAVLPSFSAHADRDELLGWVQRLPRVGRIYCVHGEEAQSAALAGHLAARGFAAEVATRGQAIAV